From one Anabas testudineus chromosome 18, fAnaTes1.2, whole genome shotgun sequence genomic stretch:
- the LOC117153018 gene encoding uncharacterized protein LOC117153018, which translates to MSVYNMFCVSDFPPSASLTVSPDRVQHFTSDSVSLSCEGNSTEWRVRRFPEDSYLSLCSDWGTMTGSTCNISGLNSSAVYWCESGSGQFTNSVNITGHNADMILMSPVHPVTEGQSVSLGCRLKTGQKLSNNVFFYQNDKLLQNDTRVELIISAVSKSHEGFYKCQHSGKESPQSWMTVKRHEIFPWSLIVGLVCGVLSLVLLVLLLLLCRFRRSKHSCFIRWIQSESSSPPTTNHRVNQSENQHNDQSSPLHGEAHIYESVNDSENTGNDESDDATYYLIELKTFGKKKDDSKVYAQIDRNKKEKAKENKEKSSAAATDEPVYSQVKPGTSFGKNAAM; encoded by the exons ATGTctgtgtacaacatgttttgtgtttcagattttcctccatcagcgtctctcactgtgagtcctgacagagttcaacacttcacctctgactctgtgtctctgagctgtgaaggaaactctactgagtggagagtgaggaggtttcctgaggacagttacctgtccctctgttctgACTGGGGGACGATGACTGGATCCACATGTAACATTAGTGGACtgaacagttctgcagtgtactggtgtgagtcTGGATCAGGACAGTTCACTAATTCAGTCAACATCACTGGACACA ATGCAGATATGATCCTGATGAGTCCTGTTCATCCTGTGACTGAGGGacagtctgtttctcttggCTGCAGATTGAAGACAGGACAAAAACTTTCCAACAACgtgtttttctatcaaaatgacaaacttctCCAAAATGATACCAGAGTGGAGctgattatctctgcagtgtcaAAGTCACATGAAGGTTTCTACAAATGTCAACACTCAGGAAAAGAGTCACCACAGAGTTGGATGACAGTAAAGA GACATGAAATATTTCCGTGGTCACTGATCGTTGGACTGGTTTGTGGAGTCCTTTCTCTTGTTCTTCTCGTTCTTCTGCTCCTGTTGTGTCGCTTCAGACGGTCCAAGC ATTCCTGCTTTATCAG gTGGATTcagtcagagagcagcagcCCCCCCACCACAAATCACAGGGTCAACCAGAGTGAAAACCAACATAATGAccagtcctctcctctccatg GTGAGGCTCACATCTATGAATCAGTGAACGActctgaaaacactggaaatg ATGAATCTGATGATGCCACATATTATTTGATTGAACTTAAAACCTTTGGAAAGAAGAAGG ATGACAGTAAGGTGTATGCCCAGATCGacagaaacaagaaagagaaagccAAGGAAAACAAAG AAAAATCTTCTGCTGCAGCGACAGATGAACCTGTTTATTCCCAAGTCAAACCTGGAACGTCTTTTGGTAAAAATGCTGCCATGTAG